The following DNA comes from Opitutaceae bacterium.
CCGTTAGTTCCCGAAACTCTCCCAAATTCTCCTTTCGTGGCCTACGCGGCTTCGAGTGTACCTGTGCACTGCCAGCGAAGCCCCGCCTCGTACTTCATCCTTCATACTTCTAAAATCCTCCGTCATTCTTCCTACTTCCTCCGTCATCCTTCCTATGCTACGCCTCCAACCTCTTTATCAAGAACGCGTCTGGGGCGGCCGTGCACTCGAAAGTGCCCTCGGTCGCTCTCTCCCTGGCTACGGCCCGATCGGCGAAAGCTGGGAAATTGTCGATCGCCCTGAAGCCCAATCCGTTGTCCGCGGAGGCGCCCACGATGGCAAACCTCTGCGCCAGGTTCTCGCTTCCCATGCCGCGGAAATCATGGGTCCGAAATGGCCGGTCGATCGTCCCTTCCCCATTCTTGTCAAGTGGCTCGACTGCCGCGAGCGCCTGAGCTTGCAGGTGCATCCTCCCGCCGCTGTCGCCCCCGCCCTAAAGGGGGAGCCGAAGACGGAGAATTGGTACATTGCAGATACCGTTCCCAATGCCCGACTTATCGTGGGGCTCAAGCGCGGGGTGACTCGCGACCAGTTTGAAAAGGCCCTGCACGCCAACACACTGGAGTCCTGCGTGCATTCCTTTCCTGTGTCGGCCGGAGATTCCATCCTTGTCCACAGCGGCCAGATCCACGCGATTGACGCGGGCAACCTGATTCTCGAAATCCAGCAGAATTCCGACACCACCTACCGGGTCTATGATTGGGGCCGCGTCGGCTTGGACGGGAAACCTCGTGCCATGCACGTGCGCGAGTCGCTCCTCTCCATCAAGTGGGATGATTTCGAGCCCGCCCCGGTCAGGGGCGACGCCAAGGCTGCCGTTATAGCGGATGCCGCGGAGTTCCGCATTTCACGCCGGCCGCTCGCGCGCGGCGAGGCACTCGCGTTTGCGGCTGGCGAACAGCCACGTATTCTCAGTGTCGTATCCGGCCGCCTCCGCGCCTCGGATGAAGTGTTCAGCCGGGGAGACAACATTATCATCGGTTACAGCGAGTCGCCAACCTTTACCGCGGAGGAAGGCGCGCTTGTCCTGGTGACCGACAACTTCACAAATTAGTATCCGTCAAATGAATACACCCTCACGTCACGAAAACAATGCCTCCCGG
Coding sequences within:
- a CDS encoding type I phosphomannose isomerase catalytic subunit; the encoded protein is MLRLQPLYQERVWGGRALESALGRSLPGYGPIGESWEIVDRPEAQSVVRGGAHDGKPLRQVLASHAAEIMGPKWPVDRPFPILVKWLDCRERLSLQVHPPAAVAPALKGEPKTENWYIADTVPNARLIVGLKRGVTRDQFEKALHANTLESCVHSFPVSAGDSILVHSGQIHAIDAGNLILEIQQNSDTTYRVYDWGRVGLDGKPRAMHVRESLLSIKWDDFEPAPVRGDAKAAVIADAAEFRISRRPLARGEALAFAAGEQPRILSVVSGRLRASDEVFSRGDNIIIGYSESPTFTAEEGALVLVTDNFTN